DNA from Acuticoccus sediminis:
CTCAACGTCCGGCCCTCCGGCAGCGTGAGCGCCCCGCCCACCATCATGCCCTTGGAGAACATCCGCGCCGCGGCGTTCTCCGCCTGGAGCGACAGCCCGATGGCCTCTGCCGCCTGCTTCACCGTCGACAGGCCGCGAAGGCCGTCGAGCGACGGGCCGCGGAGGTGGAAGACGTCCGGCGCCGGCAGCATCGTCTCGCCGCCGCCATCGCGCGACCAGCGATAGGTCACCTTCCAGCTCGCATCCTGCTCGACACGCACCCGTGCCGGGTCGAGCGGGATGAGCCGCCGCACCTCCTGCCCGCGCCGCACCACGAGGGCATAGGCGTTGCCGTGGACGAGCGCGCGGGTCTGCATCAGCGAGCGGAAGTCGAAGGCCGTCTGCCAGTCGTTCGGCTGCCGATAGAGGACCGCGAAGAGCGGATGGTCCACCGCCTTCGCCTTCGCCGCGTCCGTCCTGAAGAGGTGCAGCGGCAGCATGCCGATCGACGAGCTGATGAGGTTCACACACCGCAGGACGGCCGTGTTCCTCATCGCCGTCTCGACCGTCACCGACGCCCCGCTCTGGGTCCGGCCCCCACCGCGCATGAACTGCGCGAGGTATGGGTCGGTGAGCCCCTCGAAGGTCGCGATGTCGCCCGACGCGCGCACGGCGCCGATGTGAGCCGGGCCCGCGGCGCTGGCGAAGCGCCGGACAGCGTCGAGAAGACCCATCAGAGCACCAGGACCCCGCGCCCTTCGTAGACCGAAGGCTGCTGCATCTCATCCCGGCACGTCGCGATCCCGATCGCCATGGCGAGCGAGACCATCCCGTCGATGCGCCCTGTCGCCTTCGCCTTGTCGAACATGCGGTGGCCGGACCGGTTCTCCGCGTACCGGGTGGACCCGGCGCAAAAGTTCATCATCTCGTTGCGCCGCACCGTGAGGCGCTGGTCGTAGACCGCGGCCTCGAGCTTGTTGATGCTGTCGGGCATCCAGAGGTACGTCTCGTCGAGACCTTCCGGCATGTCCGGCAGCGACTCCAGGACCTTCCGCTGGAAGCCCTGCGGGTGGACGACGATCGGCAGCCTGGCGCCGATCTCCTCCAGATGCTCCCGCAGCTGATCGAGACCGTACTCGTCGCAGCCGTACTGCACCGGATGATACCGGGCGTTGATCTCCGCGAGGGCCGACGCGAGCCAGCGGTAGGAGACCCGATTGCCGGCGACCGGCTCGATCCATCCCTCCCGCGCCCAGACCGGATAGGGCGGCCCGTCCACGCGGCTCCGCTGCTCCATCGTCTCGTCCGGCGTCCAGAACCAGGTCGCGCTCGCCAGCACCCACGCGTCCGGCGTCGGGTCGAGGACCCACACCAGCGTCAGCGCGGTGAAGTCGCGCGTCCGGGACAGGTCGAGCCCGCCGTAGCAGGGATAACCCGCCTCGGTGAGGGCGTCGGGGTCGACATCGCCGACGCACCGCATCCAGGCTTCGCGTGAGAGCGCCGCGGTCTCGGCGTGGGTCCACTGGCAGAAGTGCAGCCGCGCGACGCCGTTGCGCTTGCCGGGCATGAGCCGGGCCTTCTGCACCTCGCCGGCAAGCCAGGCCTCGGAGATGGTGACGTTGAGCAGCGGGTTCGCCTTGATCCAGCAGGACGGGTCCGTCTCCCACTCGTCGTCCTCGTCGAGGCTGCACACGAACGCGAAGGTGCGGTCGTCGATCGGATTGCCGGCCGCCCCTTCGGTGACCGTCGCGACCGCGTGCATGTGCTCCTC
Protein-coding regions in this window:
- a CDS encoding phage portal protein yields the protein MGLLDAVRRFASAAGPAHIGAVRASGDIATFEGLTDPYLAQFMRGGGRTQSGASVTVETAMRNTAVLRCVNLISSSIGMLPLHLFRTDAAKAKAVDHPLFAVLYRQPNDWQTAFDFRSLMQTRALVHGNAYALVVRRGQEVRRLIPLDPARVRVEQDASWKVTYRWSRDGGGETMLPAPDVFHLRGPSLDGLRGLSTVKQAAEAIGLSLQAENAAARMFSKGMMVGGALTLPEGRTLSPEALARLKASIEERYSSAENAGKWLLLEEGMDAKTLTPSAKDNQHLETRRHQIEEIARAFGVPRPFLMVDDTSWGTGIEVLGQAFVRNCLAPWFAAWEQAISLRLLTPPEQDLFYAKFNAGALERGNLKDQGEFFAKALGSGGHAPWMHQDEVRELMELGPRDDLPAAPGAAPAPTSEDDDDGTSDAGD
- a CDS encoding terminase large subunit yields the protein MTEGTAELDPTTAWAEDVEAGRIVAGPHIRSAARRHLVDLDTGAARGLRWDRDAAGAALRFFPSVLRLNGGQFEGKPFTLHPSQAFRIGSLFGWRRDDGSRRFRRFYDEEGKGNGKSPLLAGLGLYGLCVDPEPGAEVYAAASSRDQAMVLFRDAVAMANQSPALSRRIKQMGIDPVWELVYRGRSGDRRFFKPISADKRKSGPRPHFALVDEVHEHRDRAMIDMLEAGFKFRREPLLAMATNAGHDVGSICHEEHMHAVATVTEGAAGNPIDDRTFAFVCSLDEDDEWETDPSCWIKANPLLNVTISEAWLAGEVQKARLMPGKRNGVARLHFCQWTHAETAALSREAWMRCVGDVDPDALTEAGYPCYGGLDLSRTRDFTALTLVWVLDPTPDAWVLASATWFWTPDETMEQRSRVDGPPYPVWAREGWIEPVAGNRVSYRWLASALAEINARYHPVQYGCDEYGLDQLREHLEEIGARLPIVVHPQGFQRKVLESLPDMPEGLDETYLWMPDSINKLEAAVYDQRLTVRRNEMMNFCAGSTRYAENRSGHRMFDKAKATGRIDGMVSLAMAIGIATCRDEMQQPSVYEGRGVLVL